Part of the Lotus japonicus ecotype B-129 chromosome 6, LjGifu_v1.2 genome, GTCTTATCCGCTGTCCACTCAGCCCCTTCCCTGGTCTTATCCGCTGCAGAACCCGCAGTTTCCTTCGCCCTTTCCTTCGTATCGTACGCGTAATCTTTCGCCCTCTCTTTCACATCCTCTGCTCTGTCAGATGCTCTGTTTGCTCCTTCTTTGGCTCTGTCCGCCATCGACCCCGCGACATCCTTCGTCTTCTCCTTTGCGTCACGCGCGTATTCCTTGGTTCTGTCTTTCATTTCCTCTGCTCCCTCTCGAGCCCTGTCCACGCCTTCGCTCATCGTTTCTTTTGCTCTCTCTGCCATTTCATCTGCGTCACGTCTTGAATCCGTAGGATCATAGGCCTGTGTCCCTCTCCCTCTCGGTCCATCTGCTGCATTTCTCCACTAAAAAGCAGAAGAAAAAAACGTTGAAATCATAATAGAGATTAGTTTTGAACATGAAGTCTCAAGTCAAGATAGATCAATTTTTAATCGTGATGAACTTACGTCTGAGTAGTTGGAAGCAGAGGCGAAGATGACCCTGGAAGGTTTGTGAACGGAGAGTGAAGGGACATGAGGGATTGACTTTGAGAAGCGGAAGAGGGTGTTTCTGGTTATGAACATTGCTGCCATATCTTTCTTTCTCCGAGTTGTGTTTGGTTACTCTGTTCTTCTGTTTTGG contains:
- the LOC130722356 gene encoding uncharacterized protein ECU03_1610-like; translation: MAAMFITRNTLFRFSKSIPHVPSLSVHKPSRVIFASASNYSDWRNAADGPRGRGTQAYDPTDSRRDADEMAERAKETMSEGVDRAREGAEEMKDRTKEYARDAKEKTKDVAGSMADRAKEGANRASDRAEDVKERAKDYAYDTKERAKETAGSAADKTREGAEWTADKTREGAEWTAEKTGEVAGSATETLKGAGEMAKNTVKGAWEKTKDTTQKIKETVVGKDDDDDDDDYGGGVGAPAKDEDVLEYRRRAGKGYGDY